DNA sequence from the Sardina pilchardus chromosome 23, fSarPil1.1, whole genome shotgun sequence genome:
CATTGCTTTAACATTagattttttttgccaaattaCATTTAGGGTTGAATACTTACGGAGCACACAGAGTGTTTCTGTTGTTGCTTTAATTAATTTCCTATGGCTGTCATGATGTTCAGCTTTGTATGTGCAAGACATTGAACTGTTTAGctttgtgagagaaagagatcctTTTTCATCCACATTCACAGAAGTTTGGACCGTGTCATTTGTCCTTTGATAAATCACTGTATCATTGCATTTCCAGATTAGTTTATCGCCTCTTTGCCTAGCTGAATTCAGTGTAATGGTATGGGAGTCTCCCTCCAATTTCTCTGTACATCTATCTGTGTGAAGAGAAGGCCAAATGAGATCAGTGACACAAAATACGTTCTTAGAATATAAACCTAGCCAAAATGATCGATTgagaataataacaataataataataataataataataataatacgcaACAAATAAATTGTTTAACATGATGTGGAAAAGCACCAACAAGTCATGTCGGGTAATGACAATTGATTAACTTAAACAGCCCTTAAACATCTGTTTCACCACTTTAGCTCAAATTCTGGGGGTTACGATTCTCAAATATGGATCCAATAAATTAAAATAGAATATTACCCACCTTTGAATGCATGTATTGCAAGGAAAGAAAGACTCAGAAACACAGAAGCTGTTTTAAGGTACATCCTCTATTGTGTCTTGCCACGGAAATGGCAAGTTTCGTCTGACAGAAATGCATTtatctgtgcatgtctgtctctctctctctctctctctctctttctttctctctctctctctgtgtatgtgtcagaaTCAGATGACTCTATGACGTCTATATGTTATGACTGATATTTCCCTTATATCTTAACAAACAGGTGTAGAATGATCCTATATATCAACTCTCACAAGTAAGGAATAGTCTTGAATTAAAGTATTTAAATATAATTCACTTTCAGATAATTTCAGATTGAGCAACCACTGTTACAGTGCAGGAAGTGTTCAAAATGATTGTCTCTCAGTTGCTCaacaatacttttttttaaccTTATTCTTGCGGTGGCCATGTGTAAACCAAATTGAGACAATGGGGTACATTGACTATAATTTAAAGCGTTCTCGCCACCTACTGGTGACTGCATAGAACACAACAACGAAATGGTTGGCGTACCCCATACAGCCTATATTTAGGTTTACAATAGATGCCATGTGAATAAGGCAAATACGCCCAGAGTGTAGAATCTTCAAAAATGTTACTGACACCTATTGATGCTTATTTGTAGTTGGCCTCTGGCAGAGCTGGTGAGGTAGGATGTCTGTTGGAGGATATCACAAATTCAAATACTTTTCATATTGTTTTGGGAAAAGTGatcaacattttcattttaaaagacCTAGATGTACATAGATGTACATAGATGTGTTTAATTTTCCTTTGGAATTTCCCATAAAGGAAGTTGGACGCTGATATTGCATTTCTGAAGGTTAGACCTCTATCCAGATACCAATACCTCAGTTCATATAGTACACACTATAGGCCACTTAATTAAACcttaaatcatatttttttatgaCTCGAAAATTAGATCCACAAACTCtgataaaacaaacaacaaaataaaggTGAACCGGACCCCAACACGTGTTTGCTCCTAAACACTTACATCACAAAACATGTTGTGTAGGCATATTGGGTATTAAAATACAAACACTGGGCCAATCAAATAGCCTACACTGGTGTCCCAGGCAACTACAAACTACACTCATGGTTGATGGTTCTTATTCAGAGCAGGCTAAAACAACACTGAAAGCCCGATGGGACAGAAAATCCTGTATGTGAAACTAAACAGATAAAGCAGGGCATAATTCAGACCAGAGGTTGTGAATTTGATTCACCaggagtagcctacagattTCACTGGGCTACAAGggcatcagaatcagaatcagaatcagaatcagctttattggccaggtttgcgttaacaaacaaggaatttgacctcggttaatctttgcactcaagtaggctacaacactcaacaataacataaaaaccaGTCAAAAAGAATAGGGCCAGTAAGTTATAAtaataaaggaataaatacagtatgtacatttacaaataaatatatgagtggccttgttgtccctgtcacgGTATATCATGGCCATGGACACCCCAACTGGCCCAGGCAAGACGCAGGATGCAATAGaatagtgcagtatcagtatacTGTAGACCGAGGATCGAAGCACCTTCACACGTCCCCATAAGCAGGGAGTAATactaaaataagaggtgggtaaattATGAATTAGCCTATCTGATCACAGTAAAGTGGACTGTGCCATGTGGTGGTGTCAGATTTTtgaaaaaggcattcagaacatgttggTGATGATTTAAAGCTCTGTAAAGCgtcatgagacatgtgtaatgttttggcactctGATTAAAATTTAAATTATGgctattgtccaatgtttataacactggtattaaatggtttctacagtgttgatgagtgtgggCTACATTGTGAATGTGGAGAATGATtcttgaatgttaaaagtttgaaggggatggtctgcacactgtgcaATGGCTccagaagtagcctaggcctactttatttctataaaaggcaacgtttcgatcgaCAGATATTCATAATTTGCTTGCTGAAGTCtttatgaagaaaaaaaaggcaattGGACTCTAGGTCTTAAACAAATAACACATTTGAGACTGGATTTGGTCACTGCCTGACACAATACACACGTTTTCAGTAGCCTCAATGAAATAAAGAGCCTGGCCAGGTCAGCTAGTTGATTGGTTGCTGGGGTACATGATGTCAGAGTGGGGCGGGAAAAGGGGTGGGTCTAATGGGTTTCGCTGTGGCAGCCTACTTCCGCATGTCTGGAAGCTTACTCTTTCGCATACATACGAGACGTCTATAATAAACACATACTTGTTTACTGAGAAGGCAAATGGAAATAAAGGATTAATCGGATAGGGAAATAAAAAGAAGTTCTGGTTTAAATAGATAGTTAAGCCTAGCAGCAAATTCATTTGTATTGGCTACATAACATAAATAACCAGAACTTAACCTATTTTTTATCTGCATGTTGATGTTCCAACAAATCCTTTCGAGGTAGCTGAGATATTCGCGTAAGTTTGCAGTGCTGACAGAGATAGAAGCCGGCAATGTTGAAAGCGGTTATTTTAATTGGGGGACCTCAGAAAGGTGAGTTGACCAACTTTATGCATTCGTCTAATCACGGAATGAATGAAAATCTGCTGCTCATAGGCTACAATCGGGATTGAGGTGACGTGGCacagatgtaggctacatgacagGGACTTGTCACATGATGCTGTGGCACCTGCAGGCCTATTCGCGTTGGCTACTCTGTATCTGTAAGATAAATTGAGCATTCTGGTCTAGAAGTAACGTCAGTTACAATCTTAAGATTTGCTGTCAACGTGCGAGCCCGAGATTTTATTGTCATTCTTGAATAGGCTAGAGCTCTTGACTAAGTCATGATGTTTTCTTCAAGGGACACGGTTTCGGCCCCTTTCATTCGAGGTTCCCAAACCCCTCTTCCCGGTGGCTGGTGTCCCCATGCTACAACACCACATTGAGGCTTGTGCCAAGGTAGGATGTCACTACACAGAAAATAACTAGGCGAGGAATCTTATAGAAGCCTGTTTTGTGACAAAATATCATAGTAATCACATAGGAATGGCCTAGGCCTGAACATTACCTATAGATTGTAAGAGATATTACAGGTAGCCTTTTATTACATAACATCACATAGGCCTATTATGCACTAGAACTACAGAAATATTAGCCTATATAGGCTAATCAAATACCTGGGAGGCCTCATCCTTTCTTTGGCATAATAATAAGTAATGCATGTCTCGCTTTCTCAGGTGCCTGGGATGAAGGAGATAATACTGCTTGGTTTTTATCAACCAAACGAGGAGCTCAATCGCTTTCTGATGACTGTGCAACAGGAGTTAAAAATTTCAGTCAGGTTTGTTTGTTCTGCATGAATTAGTGCCACTTACAGGGCTACAAAATAGACAAACAACAATTCACCTGCAGAATTTCATTGCATTTTGGTTGATATATCTTTCATTGTAACACATCTCCATCTACATAGGCATGGCAACATGTCACTCATAATACCTTTTACGCTAAGTCCTTGtattttatgtagcctattcatATGTTATTTGATGTAACAAGGTTTCTAAAATGTCTTCTCTTTGTCACTGTGATATCCATTTCCCTGTACATCGTAGGTACCTTCAGGAATTTGCCGCCCTGGGAACAGCTGGTGGCATCTATCATTTTCGGGACCAGATCCTGTCTGGTGCCCCCTCGGCCTTCTTTCTCATGAACGCAGACGTCTGCTCGGAATTCCCCCTGTCGGAGATGCTGCGTTTCCACGGCAACCACGGGGATGCCCACTGCGGTGTTCTCCTGGGGACCACTGTGAGTTCAAAGCAGTGTCAGGTTAATTGCTCAGTGATATACCTATGTACAATTTAGGTCAATCATTGGTGGTGAGAGGTGATCAATCTGTTCAAGCAGTTTAACTTGGCTGTTGTTTTATTTGAATATTTAAACTTTTATGCTCTGAAGTGGATTTTGGGTTGTGGATGACAACAAAGTGGCAATTCTATTCATCCAGAACCAACCCACAGTGTagcaaatacatacagtatttgattTTATGCAATTGCTCTATTTAATTCTGGCTGGAGCTGGCTTTTGGAGTCTGACTGAATTAAGACATGTTTTAATTCTCTCTAGGCCAATAGGACACAGTCACTGAATTATGGCTGCATCGTGGAGAACCAAGAGACCAATGAGGTGCCTAAACAAATGTGtctgttacagtatattacttcacTGCAGTGTAATAATCCATGAATTAtgatgcattgttttttttgcttgctTGTTGTCATGTAGTAAGTCCTAACATATCTGTCCTATTTTCAGGTACTGCATTATGTAGAGAAGCCCAGCACTTTTGTGAGTGACATCATTAACTGTGGCATCTACCTGTTCACCCCGGAGATCTTCGCCCATATAGGGGCAGTGTTCCAGCGCAACCAGCAGGAGCCACTTCAGTGAGTTTGCCAGGCCAATGCATAGCCTTGATTCCTTGATTCTTTTACTCACACTTGGACACACTTATTCGCTAGAAGTGTATCTTTAGCTGCTGTCAGACCAGAGACTAGAGACCATGGAATGTTATTGAAATTGGCAGTGCGAGACGTTGTGTGACAACGTTTAAATGTTTTTCAACTGACAAGCGTCTAGTCAGGGGGCCTATGTGTCTAATTTGGGATCCTGTGGAAATCACATGTTAATTTTTGGAGAGTATTACATCTTTGTTCTATAGGTTCTTAAGAGTAAAAATGTCTCCATTTTGTCTTGAAGGTTTTAGTGACCCTCATCATTCCGAAAAGGTCAAATTTGGTGTTTTGCCCATAAAACTCACATTTCTGGTATTTCTGGTAGCACAgggtttgttgccaaaaagtaAAGATATTCTACAAGTTGTGTGCAAAAGTGGTCCACATGAACAATACAACATTATAAAACATTTTTGTAGACTGATGATTGATCTCTTTAGCAAGGAATTGTGCCTAAAATGCTCAAAATTGCTGTCAAAATCCGCTTAAAAGAATATTTCAATAGCAATACTATCAGTTCATGCCATTAGTGTGCTTTAGTGTAGGCCTAGCTACTCTGCCAGTTCTTGTCTAAACCCTTTCAGAGCACAAAGTGCAGAGATCCCTGTtgtatcaagtttaattgacttTTACATAGCCAGCACCAGCTCAGGCCTGTAAGGCCTTTAGTAGCCTATGTATGAAGTGTGAAGAAAATAAATGGTAAAATTATCAGATAGACAAACAGGCAGGTGTAAGGGGCCTATGTGTCTAATTTGGGGGCTCGTGGGAATCGCATGTTAATTTTTGGAGACTATTATATCTTTGTTCTATGAGTTCTTaagcgtaaaaaaaaaaatgtctccatATTTTTTTGAAGGTTTTAGTGACCCTAATCAAAGGTCAAATTCTGAAAAGGTCCAATTAGGCGTTTTGCCCATAAACCTCACATTTCTGGTAGGCCTAATGTAGCCTGCTCTGCCAGTTCTTGTCTACACCCATTCAGAGTACAACGTGCAGAGATCTCTGTTATATCTGTTATATATAACTTATATATAACTTAACTATAATCGACTTTTACATAGCCAGCACCTGCTGAGGCCTGTAAGGCCTTCTTTAGCCTATGTATGAAGTGTGAAGAAAATAAAGGGTAAAAGGATCAGATAGACAAacggacaggtgtgtgtgtgaatgtgagagagagagagagagacctggatTTCCcactaatatatacagtatgcttacTTTACCTGATTCAATTGTGGATTACTCAATCGGAATGACTATTTGAGCACAGTAAGGATGTGTTTCATACAGAACTAGACTATTTCATGTAATTGTAATATAGGCTACAGGGTCATTCCACATCAAATCAACcagcgcacgcacttgcgtctcaaaaaaatctgaaaaaaataccatgcgtgcaaatgttacccaggagacactctgtaaaatggttttgcgctaagatcaatacttttcaagtaacagccagttttacgggcGGAGCGGGGTGTCAaacttgttctgcctcttttttttgctcattgctcaagaactagaatctgtaggaggctcaaattttgcatgctggtgcataaataggaagagtatgcagtaaaatcaccacgagtagtctggatgatcctgcatggtcatagcagtccctcaaagttgataaaaaaatattttggagttcttggctgggcttgtgaactttgacaaaaaaaagaggcagaacaagttTGACACCccataaatccctctgtaatttttctcccatctaatatgttaacacaatgaaaaaaataataattttgaacctggctttatccaaagctcagatttagttttttaaattattagcaaattatagcatatttaattagatcatgcctaatttgcatattcaaacattaaattacagaaaacttgtaatacattttcttATGTtaatgtaagtaatcaactggggagGTTTCATAGAGATATCTGCTAGTTAAAATGTTTACCCTTTTCACGTGTATCTCCTTACAGTGAAATAAGCAATATCAGAAAAATAGGGTTAtaacaggtaaaaaaaaaaatgtagacctAATTTTTATTCATGTTCAATGACCACTGAAGACAGTCCAACCACTCTCcaaaaatgaaaatgtcatTTCCACGGAAACCACGTAGGCCCCCTGACTAGTCAGGCATCGAGTGAATTGTTTGTCGTTGGCTTTAGGCTTTGTGACATATCATAATATAATAGTGGAAAATACTAGAGATGCGCTGATTGTGACATTTTGGTACAATACTGATACCgatgtttacagtatgtaaatgCTGAAAACCCATAGCAgtttcatgtttatttttattatttatgtatttattaccaGTATATGATTGACTGTTAAGCTCCAATAGCAAACACCTTTGGCCAGAATGGCTGACTCTATTACTAGGAGAAAGTCATAAGCACACTGAGTCTCCACATGTTTGGTGGTTTATCACTGTACTGTTCTGTGGGTGTGACACGCTTGTCTGTCCCTCTGTAGGGAGGAGCAGCCGGTGGGGAGGCAGAGGGAAGAGGTCATCCACCTGGAGCAGGACATCTTCACAGCGCTGGCCGGACAGAAGCAGCTGCACGTCTACAAGACACAGCACTTCTGGAGCCAGATCAAATCAGCTGGGTGAGCAGGCAGAGCACGTACAGTACAGAAGATTATTCTATTGTCCCAGTAgatcaaaaatatatttttgtttagTCATGAAATGTTGCATTCTATTGTTCCAACAGATAAGAAGTATATTTCCGTTTAGTCATGAAATACTGTATTCTATGGTCCCAACAGATCAGCAATATATGCCAGCCGACTGTACCTGAACcagtaccaccacacacacccagagaggcTGGCCATCAACCAGGAGGGAGGCCCCAAGATCATTGGTAATTACACCTCACTCATCCATAATCATTACTCTCAGCGTCAAACACTGACTAATGACTGAATTTGCCCTTTCCAGGGAACGTATACATTCATCCAACAGCCAACATTGACCCCACAGCTGTGGTAAGTACACTTATTCACTTAATTTAGactcacacaacacattctcactcttgctttctctctttctctctctctctctctctctcacatacagtacacacacacacacacacacacacacacatacataccttaACATCTGCTTCCTTCACTCATAAAtgtatgtattgtttttgtttgttcactgtgtctttgtgtctatgtttgtttAATGTCTTTACtatgttttattctgtttaTTTGTATATCAGCTCAGCTACCCTCTAATCAATCAAATTTCTTTATCTTATATTTATATAAAATCTTTATCTCTCTTGCCACCTGCCCCCACATCTCCCACATACAGgtacacccccctcacacacacacacacacacacacacacacacacaccattacacttTACCCCCTAAACACCAAACAtcccattacccccccccccccccccccccacacacacacagtatacctTTTTAACCTCTACTTTTAATTGATTCTTTATGAATGCCTGTTCCTCTGTCTCCAGCTGGGGCCCAATGTGTCCATAGGTAAAGGTGTGTGCATTGGTGCGGGGGTACGAGTCAGAGAGTCCATCGTCCTTCATGGTGCCACTTTACAGGCAGGTGTCTTGCTCTTACAGTTCTTATGATAGGTTGCTCTGTGCCAAAGACAACCACATTGCAAGCACAGGGCTCAGGTACACGGTAAAGATGTGCTCTCACTGATAGGTTGCCTTGTGCAGtgttttgcttttatttatttctttattagtTTGTTATAGtgctttattattttgttattttaggATACTTTTTATACACCTTGATAGCCAGTGAGTTAATTTATTGATCACCTCTGTAAATAAGTACTTATCCACTCTCGGCTGTTCTCATCGGCTGCAGGACCACAGCTGTGTGCTGAACAGCATTGTGGGATGGGACAGCACCGTTGGGAAGTGGGCGCGCGTTGAAGGGACGCCCAGCGACCCCAATCCCAATGACCCCTACGCCAAGATTGACAGTGAGACGCTCTTCAGAGATGGCGGTCTCACTCCGTCCATCACTATCCTAGGTATGTGTAACGTGTAATAACACTGACTTGGATTCATTCAATCAGGTGTTTTCTGGTAACGTAGGCCTTtggatttttattcatttattaataAATGTTAAGGTCAATTTTATATTTCTATcaaacttttgtttgttttcaaaattctacatatttttctGATGACATTAGACAATTTATTATCCCTTGGTATGACATACCACCCGGTCACattaacttgtttttttttctgtaacttGAAATGAAATCACAAAGTCATTTTTTGATAATGTCTGCCACCCAAGAAActaagcaaaaacaaacaaacaaaacaaatctgacattcttttacattgttttttttttttgctttttcccATCACTATTAGGGGGTCTGTCAAACTTAATCCAACCACCCTGTCACACAAATTAGACAGGAATAACTGTTTTTCATTACAGTTTCCACAGACTATCGATTTCGATTGCTTAAATATGACTCCTGGTTTAGTAGGAGAAATCTTACAAAAACGTAAAAGCCCTGTGAGGAGAAATATAGCCACTAGGGGGAGCTGTTGTATT
Encoded proteins:
- the gmppab gene encoding mannose-1-phosphate guanyltransferase alpha-B, which gives rise to MLKAVILIGGPQKGTRFRPLSFEVPKPLFPVAGVPMLQHHIEACAKVPGMKEIILLGFYQPNEELNRFLMTVQQELKISVRYLQEFAALGTAGGIYHFRDQILSGAPSAFFLMNADVCSEFPLSEMLRFHGNHGDAHCGVLLGTTANRTQSLNYGCIVENQETNEVLHYVEKPSTFVSDIINCGIYLFTPEIFAHIGAVFQRNQQEPLQEEQPVGRQREEVIHLEQDIFTALAGQKQLHVYKTQHFWSQIKSAGSAIYASRLYLNQYHHTHPERLAINQEGGPKIIGNVYIHPTANIDPTAVLGPNVSIGKGVCIGAGVRVRESIVLHGATLQDHSCVLNSIVGWDSTVGKWARVEGTPSDPNPNDPYAKIDSETLFRDGGLTPSITILGCKVSIPSEVIIRNSIVLPHKDLNRSFKNQIIL